The following proteins are encoded in a genomic region of Magnolia sinica isolate HGM2019 chromosome 1, MsV1, whole genome shotgun sequence:
- the LOC131241105 gene encoding mitochondrial arginine transporter BAC1 yields the protein MAEAAKEYAAGLAAGIATVITGHPFDTVKVKLQKHNTEAQGKKYKNALHCTARILSNEGVKGLYRGATSSFIGMAFESSLLFGIYSQMKQLLQGEVNSSKPQLKVIIPSAAYGGAIISFILCPAELVKCRMQVQGTDSAISKHGRYSGPLDCALKTVKNDGIKGIFRGGFATLLRESIGNAVFFSTYEFSRYYVHLQLDSTSHGVNHQQKLLADVGIGIISGGLAGVAFWSTVLPLDVAKTVVQTSPDTTSTRNPFQTLSLIHRRVGLSGCYAGLGPTLVRAFPANAAAIVTWELAAKMLGVKRV from the exons ATGGCGGAAGCCGCGAAGGAATACGCGGCAGGCCTTGCAGCGGGCATTGCTACCGTTATAACGGGCCATCCATTCGACACCGTTAAG GTGAAGCTGCAAAAGCACAACACTGAAGCGCAAGGGAAGAAGTACAAGAATGCACTACATTGTACTGCTCGAATTCTTAGTAATGAAGGA GTGAAAGGACTCTACAGAGGTGCAACGTCTTCTTTTATTGGGATGGCCTTTGAAAGCTCTCTTCTATTTGGCATCTATTCtcaaatgaaacaattattgCAG GGGGAAGTGAATAGCAGTAAGCCGCAGCTCAAGGTAATAATTCCTTCAGCAGCCTATGGCGGAGCTATCATCAGTTTCATCCTATGTCCAGCAGAGCTAGTGAAA TGTAGGATGCAAGTTCAAGGGACTGACTCGGCAATTTCCAAGCACGGAAGAtacagtggtccacttgattgtgcTCTTAAGACCGTGAAGAACGATGGA ATTAAGGGCATCTTTCGGGGCGGTTTTGCAACTTTGTTAAGAGAATCGATTGGAAATGCTGTCTTCTTTAGCACTTACGAGTTCAGCCGTTATTACGTGCATTTGCAACTGGATTCAACTTCACACGGTGTCAACCACCAGCAGAAGTTGTTAGCTGATGTGGGGATCGGCATAATCAGCGGTGGGCTTGCTGGTGTAGCT TTCTGGTCTACTGTCTTGCCCTTGGATGTGGCGAAAACCGTTGTTCAAACGTCCCCAGATACAACTTCTACCCGGAATCCTTTCCAGACACTCAGCTTG ATACACAGGAGAGTAGGGTTGAGTGGATGCTATGCAGGTCTCGGGCCCACATTGGTGAGGGCATTTCCAGCTAATGCTGCTGCCATTGTTACGTGGGAGCTGGCTGCAAAGATGCTAGGGGTGAAGCGGGTCTAA